GGGGGGGAAACGCAGGCTCGGCCGTCTTCGGTTTTTCAGGAACGGCCTTGGGCCGGGCAGGGGCGGGAGCTTTTTTCCCGGGGTCTACCGGCTTGGCCGGCAGGCGGTGCCCCAGCCGCAGCAGCCGGCTGCGGAAATCGACGTAGAACGCCCGCACCTCGGCCAGCACCGGCACCGGCATTTCGACCCGCACCAGCAGCTGGTCGAGGCCAAGACAGACGACCAGGAAGAGAAAACTCCAGAAGAGAAAAGAGCTCAGCCGTTTCATGGATGCCTAATGATGATGGTGGTCGGGGCCATGGTCGTGGTCATGTCCGCCATGGCCGTGAGTGCAGAGGCTGGAGCGGCGCTCCCGATGCTTGAGCTGCTGGATGACCGGGCCGGTGACGCAACGCGAGCATTCCCCCTGCAGGGTGGTGTGAGTGATGTGGTAGTCGTGGTCGAGCATCTGCTCGATCTCGCCGATGATCTCCCCCTGGCGCAGCCGGTAGTCGGGCAGGATGTCGATATGCGCCGACAGCGCCGTGATGTGCGAGCAGATCGACCAGACGTGCAGGTGGTGGATGTCGTTGACCCCGGCGACGGCACGCAGCTTCGCCACCAGTTCGTCCAACCTCACATGCGGGGGAACCCCCTCCAGCAGGATGTGCCCTGCCTCGCGCAGGATGCGGACCGATCCCCAGGCGATGACCAGGGCGATGCCCGCGGAGATGAGGGCGTCGACGACGTACCAGCCGGTGAAGAGCATGATCACACCGCCGGCAATGACACCCACCGAGGCGATGGCGTCGCCGATCACGTGCAGAAAAGCGCTGCGCACGTTGAGGTCGTCGTGCGAGTGGGAATGCAGGCGGCTGGCGGCGACCAGGTTCATCACCAGGCCGACGGTGGCGATGATGAACATCTCCTTGCTCTTGACCGCCTCGGGATGGAAGAAGCGCTCCCAGGCCTCGAAGAGGATGCCGGCGGCGATGACCAGAAGGGTGGCGCCGTTGATCAGCGAGGCGAAGATCTCCGCCCGGTGCCAGCCGTAGGTGCGCCGGTCGGTGGCGGGAAAGTTGGCCAGAACGATGGCCGACAAGGAGAGGACCAGGGCGAAGAGGTCCATGAATACGTGGGCGGCGTCGGAGAGCAGGGCCAGAGAGTTGGTCCAGAAGCCGCCCGCCACCTCGGCCACCAGGGTCACCGCGGTCAGGACAATGGCAAAACGGAAGCCGCGGGTGATGCTGCGGTCGAGGTGGTTGCCTTCGGTCATCCGTCGTTTCCTTCCTTTGCTGGGCTAAGGCCATGATAGCCAGAGCCGGCGGGAATGGCAAGGGGCTTGTCCGCGCCCGGGCCCCTCGCATTCGCTTAAAAAGCGGTGGTCGCCGGTTCCCTTTTGCGCCACCCTGTGCTATGTTTGCCTCCATTTCAGCGTTCAGGAGAGCAGCGCATGCCCGAAAAAGTCTACGACGTCCTCATCATCGGCGGCGGCCCGGCCGGCCTGACCGCCGGCCTCTACACCTCCCGCGCCAAGCTCGACACCCTGCTGGTGGAGCGGATGATCATGGGCGGCCAGGTCATGACCACCACCAAGGTGGAGAACTACCCCGGCTTCCCCGGCGGCATCGACGGCCCCGACCTGATGGTCCGCTTCCAGGAGCATTGCCAGGAGTTCGGCCTGCAGGTGGAGTACGGTGAGGTGGAAAACCTGATCGACCACGGCGCCGAAAAGGTGGTCGTGGTCGACGGCCGCGAGGTGCGGGCTCGCTGCGTCATCGTCACCACCGGCGCCGAGCCGCGCAAGTTGGGGATTCCCGGCGAGCAGGAGCTGACCGGCCGCGGCGTCTCCTACTGCGCCACCTGCGACGGCGCCTTCTTCCGGGGCGTCCCGGTCGCCATCGTCGGCGGCGGCGACACGGCCGCCGAGGAGGCGCTCTTTCTCACCCGCTTCGCCAGCAAGGTTTTCCTCATTCACCGCCGCGACCAGCTGCGCGCCACCAAGGTGCTGCAGGACCGGCTGGCGGCCAACGAGAAGATCGAGATCCTCTGGAACACTCTCGTCGAACGGGTCGAAGGGGATGCCTCGGGACTGAAGGCGGCCGAGATCAAAAACCTGGTCAGCGGGGAGCGGTGTCCCCTGCCCCTCGAAGGGCTCTTCGTCGCCGTCGGCGTCACCCCCAAGGCGCACTTCCTGGCCGACGTGCTCACCCTGGATGCGGACGGCTACATCCTGACCGACGCCGAGTGCCGCACCTCGATACCCGGAGTCTTTGCCGCCGGCGACGTGCGCAAGAAGATTCTCAAGCAGATCGCCACCGCCGTCGGCGACGGCGCGGTGGCCGCCATCATGGCCGAGAAGTACCTGGAGGACCTGGAGGGATAATTGCTGCCGGGCAACGCCCGGCACGCAGACAAGGAGGGGGGAAGCATGCTGGCCAAGGTACTGTCCGGAGCGTTGATCGGAATCGACGCCTACCCGGTGGAAGTGGAAGTCGATATCGCCCAGGGGCTGCCGCAGTTCTCGACAGTGGGCCTGCCGGAGGGGGCGGTCAAGGAGAGCAAGGACCGGGTCAAGTCGGCGATCAAGAACTCGGGCTACGAGTTTCCGGCCCGCCGGATCACCATCAATCTCGCCCCGGCCGACATCCGCAAGGATGGCGCCGCCTTCGACCTGCCGATGGCGGTGGGGCTGCTCACCGCCACCGGGGCGCTCAAGCCGGCCCGCCCCGGGCGCTACGTGCTGATGGGAGAACTCTCCCTAGACGGCCGGGTCAAGCCGGTCAAGGGTGCCCTGCCGGTGGCGGTCGCCGCCCGAAACTGGGGCGTCGCCGGCCTCATCCTCCCCGAGGAGAACGCCGCCGAAGGGGCGATCGTCGATGCGCTGCCGGTCTACGGCGTACGCGACCTGGGGGAGGCAGTCGCCTTCCTCAGCGGCGAAAAGGAGCTCGACCCCTGCCGGGTCAACGCCCTCGAGCTCTTCTCCCGGGCCGCCGTCCACTGCGAGGATTTCGCCGAGGTCCGCGGCCAGGAGCACGTCAAGCGGGCCCTCGAGGTGGCCGCGGCCGGCGGGCACAATCTCCTGATGGTCGGCCCGCCCGGCAGCGGCAAGACGATGCTCGCCCGAAGGCTCCCCAGCATCCTCCCCGCCCTCTCCTTCCCCGAATCACTGGAGACGACCAAGATCCACTCCATTGTCGGCCTGCTGCCGCGCCAGAACGCCCTGGTTGCGGTGCGCCCTTTCCGCAGCCCGCACCACACCGTCTCCGACGCCGGCCTGATCGGCGGCGGCACCCTCCCCCGTCCCGGCGAGGTGTCGCTCGCGCACAACGGCGTCCTCTTCCTCGACGAGCTTCCCGAGTTCAAGAAAAACGTCCTGGAAATGCTGCGCCAGCCCCTGGAGGACGGTCAGGTCACCATCAGCCGCGCCGTCCAAAGCCTCACCTACCCCGCCTCCTTCATGCTGGTGGCGGCGATGAACCCCTGCCCCTGCGGTTTTCTCGGCGACAGCCAGCACGCCTGCTCCTGCACTCCGCCGCTGCTTCAGCGCTACCGCACCCGCCTCTCCGGCCCCCTGCTCGACCGCATCGACCTGCACGTCGAGGTTCCGCGCGTCCCCCATAGGGACCTGGCCGACCCGCGCGACGGCGAGCCGAGCGAAAGAATCCGCGCGCGGGTCGAGGCCGCCCGGGCCATCCAGTCCGAGCGCCTCGCCCCCTTCGGCCTGCACGCCAACGCCCGCATGGCCTCCCGCCATATCCGCAAGTTCTGCCCGCTCGACGCCGCGGGGCAAAAGCTGCTGGAGGTGGTCACCGACCGTCTGGGACTTTCCGCCCGCACCTACACCCGCATCCTCAAGGTCGCCCGGACCATCGCCGATCTGGCCGGCAGCGAGGCGATCCAGCAGGCGCACCTGGCCGAGGCGATCCAGTACCGCAGCCTTGATCGGCGGGTGCAGTAAGGACAGCGGTAGCAGCCTTCCATCGCACAGGAAAAGCGCGCCCTCCATATCGACGGAGTGCACGCTTTTTCTGCTTGCTTCGGCTATTCATTGATTTCCTCTTTGAACTTCTCGCCAGTCGAAGAGCCGGAGGATAGCCCCTGGCCGCATCCAGATAAGCATGAGCGTCTGGAAAGGAGCGATGCCTGACGAGAAGTGGCGTCACCGCCCCTCCCCCCCGTTCGCCCGCCGAAGACCTCGGTGCGTCGGACTACCTCCATTTCCAGGTTTTCGTTCAGCAGGCGCAGCCGCTCCTCACTTTCCCGAAGTTTGCAGGTCGCCATCCGCCCCGAGAAACTGTTTCCAGAAAAATTGCAGGGTACCCTTGGGCTGCTGACGCAGGGGCGCCGAATCAAGGCTGTTGGCCAGTGACTCGATGGCGAGAGACGATCTCCCCCCGGGATAAAGCTCGACCACTGTTTTTTGCCGGCGCAGCGCTTCGGGCATCCGTTTGTCGGCGGTGATACAGCCCAGAAAATCGATGGAGATGTCCAGGTAGCGATGAGATACCATGGTCAGCTTCTGGAACACCTCGAGCCCCTCCTCGCTGCTGCCGGCAAAGTTGACGACCAGGTAAAACTGCTTCTGGTCATAACGGGTGGAGAGCAGTTTCATCAGGGTGTAGGCGTCGGTGATGGCCGTCGGATCGGGCGTGGTCACCACCAGAATGTCCTGGGCGGCGGCGTTGAAATAGGTGACGTTTTCGGAAATCCCCGACTCGGTATCGATGAGCACTACGTCGAATTCCCCGTGCAGAGTGCCGAGCTCTTCGAGGAAATGCATTTTCATCCCGGCATCGAGATGGGTGAAACGCTGGATACCGGAGCCGGCCGGCAGAATCTTGATTCCCCGCGGGCCGTCGGCGATGATCCCCCGCAGGCTCTGCTCGCCGTTGAAGAAATTGTTGAGGTTATAGCGGGGGGCGAGCCCGAAGATGACATCGATGTTCGCCAGACCCAGGTCGGCATCGATGACCAGCACCTTCTTGCCCTTTTTCGCCAGAACCATGGCCAAGTTGGAAACGATAGCCGTTTTCCCCACCCCCCCCTTGCCGCTGGTCACGGAAAACACCCGGGTGAACCGCTTTTTCTCTTGCCTCTCCTGCGAGCCATCAGCGGGACGACCGCGACGGGAGCGGAGGGTTTGGGCCTGGTCTTGATGTTCAATTGGCACATTCATGACAACACCCTTTATGCGTGGACCATTGCGTAGTCGACCGTCAGTCTGGCCAAGGTGGAAGTCTTGCCGCCCCCCCATCTCCCCGTTGCGAAGAGTGCGGGTGGACAGGGTCAGGGCATCGGCCCCAACGTTTTCTTGACCATTTTCAGGGCCGAGGACATTTCCTCCGCTTCGAACACTTTCACCAGAATGGACATTCACCGTTCCCAGAGATCGGACTTTCAGGTTGGCAGCGATTTCATTGTGCTCGAGAACCACCAGGCTGGGCAGGTAGCGCTCGGTCAACTATTTGACATGGGGTCAGATTGTTGGCGTGCACAGCAACTCCGGAGACCTCCCGCCGCTGAACTTCTGCATCCCCGCCCTCAAGCGGACGAACTCGATTAACAGCTCAGGATCGCGGGTGGCGGGAGCCCAGCCTGCCAGGGTCTCGAGGATTGTCCGGATATCCCGGATGGAGACGTGCTCGCGTAAGAGATTCTGCAGTTCTCGCAAGATGGTTCCCAGCGACATGAGCTCCTTGACCCGCATCGGATAGCCCTTGGAAACGTTATCCAGCAAGTTTTGGGCCTCTTGTCGCCCGATCAGCTCAATAGCGTTTTTTTGATGATTACGCTGGAGACCAAAACCCGGCTCCCTCTGGTTTTGATACTTGCCGACCAAGGGTGTGATCCGCAACGCAGCGGGGTAGCGCCTTGGAACCGACGAGCCTCGGATTTCAGGATGACGCCAGGGTGTTCCTGCAGGACAGGGAGGTAAGAGGGATTTTTCTGGTCATGCGTGAGGTGACGGAGGGAGAATTTGCCACCCCCATGAGGGATCCGGTCCGCAGCCAGGGAGGGCCTGGCGTTTTGTAGATGTGGCTACAGGGTGATTTCGAGCTGCTTCTTCTTGATCTTCTCCAGCAAGGTGGTGCGATTGAGGCTTAGCAGCAGGGCCGCCTCCTTCTTGTTGCCGCCAGTCACTTCCAGCGCCTGAAGAATAAGGCGTGCCTCGAACTCTTCCACCAGGGCATTGAAATCTATTCTGCCCCCCTGCTGAAGGAGGTACACCTCGGGGGGCACGGAGTTTTCTTCGTTAGCAGGCGTTGCCGGCACCGGACGGTCCATATGGGCGACGTACTTCTCAGGCAGGTCCTGCAGAGTGGCCATGGCGCCACCATGCAGAATGGCCATGCGCTGCACCAGATTTTCCAGTTCCCGCACGTTCCCCGGCCACGAATAGTTTATCAATCCCTCCAGGGCTTGCGGTTCAAACCCCAGAAATGCGTTCTGCCGGTTTCGGTTGAAGGCCTGAACGAACTTGTCGATCAGCAGGTGGATATCTTCCTTGCGTTCCCGCAGTGGTGGGATATGCAAAGGCATGACACTGAGGCGGTAATAAAGATCCTCCCGGAAGGTCCCATCGGCCACCGCCTTCTCCAGATCGCGGTGGGTGGCGGCGATGACCCGCACGTCGACCGGTACCGGCTTGACGCCGCCGAGCGGTTCGAACTCCTTTTCCTGCAGCACGCGCAGCAGCTTCGCCTGCAGGGAAGGCTTCATGTCGCCGATCTCGTCGAGGAAAAGTGTTCCGCCATCGGCATACTGTACCCGCCCGATTTTGGAGGCGGTGGCGCCGGTAAACGCCCCCTTGACATAGCCGAAGAGCTCGCTCTCCAGAAGTTCGTCGGGGATGGCGGCGCAATTGACGGGGACCAGGTTCTTTCCCTGTCGCGGTCCGCGACCATGAATGGCTCGGGCAACCAGTTCTTTGCCGGTGCCGGTTTCCCCCTGGATCAACACAGTACTGCGATCGTCTTCGGCCACTTTTTCGATGATGTCGAACAGCCTCCGCATCGGTGCCGAAACACCGAGGATGCCGTGGCAGCCTTCCGACTTGCGGAATTTCCGACCCTGCTGCGCCCGGTGAACGAGCAGATCATAAAACTGCAAGCCCCGAGCAGCAGAAATGACCACCTCAGTCAGGTCGTAGGGCTCTTTGATGGTCGAAAACGCGCCGTTCCGCATGGCCTCGACGCCGGCTTCCCATGCCCCCTCGGGAACACAGACGATAGTAGCCGTCTCCGGATTGAGTTGACGGGTTGCCCGCTGCAGGTCAAGCCCTTTTTTTTCCGGCAGAAAGAGGTCGGTTATCAACAGACAGACCGGTTCCTTCTTCAGCATCACCTGGGCGCTGGCAGGGTTTTCCGCCTCCAGCACCACGCACTCGATTTCCTGGCGCAGGAGAGCGGCCAGGCGCTCCCGCACATGCTTATCGGCCTTGACTATCAGGATAGAGCGCATCGCCATTGATTATCTTTCTGCTCCGGAAGAAGGCTTAAATATGAGTCGATTCTTCAAATCTCTATTTTAGGGGGATTTAATTTAACTGCATTTTGCTGAAAAAACAAGGATGGAGCGCAGACGAACGGCTCAACCGGCCTGCCCCAGTCTTGTCTCCGTTTCGGCAGCGATGCGCCGGCTCAGCTCTGCCAGCGCCCGGCCCATCGCCTCGACCGTCCCGCCCGCTCCCCCGCCGCGAACCGGCTCGACGATGGCTTCCTTACCCACCGACAGGAGTTCCCCCTTCTGCTTGCCGTGCAGCGTCCAGAAGACGTCGAGCACCACCGTCTGCTGGTCGGTCCCCTCGAACCGCAGGACCGAAACCTGGACCCGGCCATCGGCGCGGGCCGTCGCTTCCCACGGGAGCACCAGGTACCCTTCCTGGCCGAGCAGGGCGGCGAGGTTGTCGACGAGAGCCCGGGCGAGGTCCCTCTGCAGCGAGCCGGCCCAGCGGTCGACCTCCAGCAGGGCTATGCTCGTCGCTCCGTCGCGCCGGACGATCTGGGGCCGGTCGAGGTAGTCGGCGATCTCGACCGGGCCGACGGCGATGATCCCCCGCCGCTCTGCCACCTCCTTCGCCGCGGAACTTTCTCCCGCCGGCACCGAGGGCAGGGAGTGATAGCGGACCGCCGGGCTGCTGCCGCAGGCGGCAAGGCCGAGCAGCAACACGGCGCAGAGGGCCGTGAACTGGGGATATGAACAGCGCAGCATCTCCTACTCTCCTTTCAGGGCACCCTTGCCCCGCAGCAGGGCCTCGGGATGCCGCTCGAGGTAATCGACCAGGGTATTGACCGCGCGGGCCGCCGCCGCCGTCTCCTGCAACGCCCGCTGAAGCTGGTAGGTCGACCGCTCGTCCGATGCCGTCTGCCGCACCGCCTCGAGGGCCTCCTGGGTTTTGTCGAAAGTGGCGCGGGCCTCGACCAGGGTCTCGTTGATATTTCTGGCCATCTCGCCCGTGGCCCCTTCCTCCATCGTCAGGAATTTCTCCATCTGGTTGAGGGCTTTGGTGGCGGCTGCCGTCGTCCTGCGGCCTTCCTGCCCCAGAGCCCTGATTTCCCCATCCAGCGTGCGGACCACCTCCTGCACCTCCCTTGCCGTGGTGCCCAGGGAGCTGACGGCCGCATGCAGTTCGGGGGAGTTGGCCAGGCGGTCGACCCCCTCCATGGCCGAGTGCATCTTTTCGACCAGCTCCTCCAGGGGGAGTTCGGCAAGGGTCTTCTGCAGCTCTTCGGTCTTGGAGAGGATAGAGGGAATTTCCGGGCGCGCCGACTCCTTGCCCCGCAGCACCACGGGGGAACCGGGAAAGAAGTCGAGATAGACGGCAAGCTGGCCGGTGACGATGCTCTGCATCTGCAATTGCGCCCGCAGCCCCTTCGCGATCAGTTCCTGGAGATATTTCCGGTCCATTCCCTCCCCCTGGAACGTATCCTTCTCGACGTCGATGATGATCGGGATGATTACCACCATCTGCTGTGGGTCGAAGGCGATCTGGATGTCGGTGACCGTACCGATCTTCACCCCCCGGAACATGACCGGCGAGCCGACGCTGAGCCCCTTGACCGAGCCTTCGAAGTAGACCACGAATTTCCAGGTGTCGGCGAAGAGCTTGCCCGAACCGAAGATCAGCACCCCGACCACCAGCAGGACGAGCGCTCCCAGGACAAAGGCTCCGATGACCACCTTGTTCGCTTTGCCGTTCATCTTCTCCGTCCAGCCTCCCATGGTTTGCGCACACGATTATCCCTACAGCGAACCGCCCGGAGCCGGCGGGATCGGCCGGCCGGCGGCTGCCCCGCGCGTCAGGAAATTCCTCACCTTCGGGTCGTCGGTCTCCGCGAGGAGTTTTTTCGGGTCGCCCGCGGCGATCATCGTCCTGGTCTCCGGGTCGAGAAAGACCGAGTTGGTGCCGATGGCGAAGATGCTCGCCAGTTCGTGGGTAACCACCACGACCGTCGCTCCCAGGCTCGCCCGCAGCTCGAGAATGAGGTCGTCGAGCAGGTGCGCGCTGATCGGGTCGAGGCCGGCAGAGGGCTCGTCGAAGAAGAGGATGTCGGGATCGAGGGCCATCGCCCGCGCCAGTCCGGCCCGCTTCTTCATGCCGCCGCTCAGTTCGCTGGGATAGTAGTCTTCGAACCCCGCCAGCCCCACCAGCGCGAGCTTGAGGGAGACCCGCTCGCGGATCTCCTCCCGCGGCAACAAGGTGTATTCCTCCAGCGGCAGAGCCACGTTCTCGGCCAGGGTCATCGAGCTCCAGAGGGCGCCGCCCTGGTAGAGGACGCCGAAGCGGCGCAGGATCTCCCGTTGCCGCTCCGGCGCCGCCGCCCAGAAATCCTCTCCCCCGTAGAGCACCTGCCCCTGTGCCGGCGGCATCAGGCCGACGAGGTGCCGCAGCAGGGTGCTCTTGCCGCAGCCGCTTCCCCCCATGATGATGAAGATGTCCCCGCGGTCGACGGTGAAGCTGAGGTCCCGCTGGATGACCTCGGGGCCATAGGCCATGGTCAGGTCCCGCACCGCGATGCAGGGAGATCCCTTGTCGATTTCAACGGTCATCCACATGTCCTGTAGGCCTTATTTGTCCCATGAGTCCCATGTCATATCCCCAGCACGTTGCACATCAGGGTGATGACACCGGTCGCGACAACGATGCTGACGATGCCGGAGACGACGGCCGAAGTCGTGGCGGCGCCCACGGCCGAAGCGCTGCGGCCGCACTGCATGCCGCGCAGGCAGCCGCACAGTGCCACCAGCACCCCGAAGACGGCACTGTGAAACAGGCCGACCCAGAAGTCCTTCAACCGCACCGTGGCCTGCGTCATGTTGACGTATTCCATGACGTTGAGGTCGAGCATGAAGACCCCGACAAAGAGGCCGCCGAGGATTCCCATGAGATCGGCGTAGAGGCAGAGCAGCGGCATCATCAGGCTGAGGGCGAGCAGGCGGGGAAGGACCAGGAACTCGAAGGGGGAGAAGCCCATGGTCGCCAGGGCGTCGATCTCCTCGTTCACCTGCATGGTGCCGAGCTCGGCGGCAAAGGCGGCGCCGGTGCGGCCGGCCATGATGATTCCGGTCATGATCGCCCCCATGACCCGGACGACGGCGATGCCGACCAGGCTGGCGACGTAGATCTCGGCACCGAACATGCTCAGCTGGACCGCCCCGACGAAGGCCAGGATCAGGCCGACCAGGACGCTGATCAGCGAAACGATGGGCAGGGCATGCGAACCACAGTCGCGCATGATGGTGAAGAGGTCGGCCCGGCGGAACCGCGCCCGCCCGGTCAGCAGCCGGCCGAAGGCGACGGCCGCCTCACCGATAAAGGCGGCCATCGCCAGGTTCTGCTGCCAGGCACCGACGGCGAGGTCTCCCAGGTGCTCGAGAAAGGGGACGGGCGCCGGCTTCTGGTGCGCCCCGACGTGCTCGGGAACCGCCGTGGCGAGGGCAATCAGCCGCCGCACCCCCTCCGGGAGTTCCGTCTCGTCGACTGCAACCTGCCGCTCGGCGCAGACCTTTCCGACCATCAGCACGAAGGTGAGCAGGCCGCTGTCCCAGGCGCCGAGCTGCCGGGCATCGAAGGTGAGACGGCGGACGGCGGGCGCCGCCGCCAGCTCCTGCCGCAGTTGGTCGGCCGTCACCGGCCGGCGGCAGCCGGTCCAGGCACCCGCCAGCTGCAGGCGCAGTTCACCCGCGACAGGGCGGCTGAAGACCGAACCGTCTTCGGCCCCTCCCCTTTCCGGCATCTCCCGGCGACTCGCCGCTTTTCCTTGTCTCATCGGCTATCCGTCATCCCGGCCGGCGAGGACGTCTTTCCGCGCCCATCGTCGAACCGCTGGCTGAACCGCCTGGCAATGCCCGGGTCCTCTTCAGACTCGGCCACCTTTCCGGTTTCAGGTTGCAGGGTAAATAATTTACTTTTTAATTAACTTTTGCAATCCCTGATATCAGATGGCGGTGGATTGTCAATCGCCCTGCTCCCCAGGGGTGACCCCTCGCCTGCCCGGCTGGGGCCAAAGCCCTGGAGAAACTGAGCGCCGCTGGCAAATGCTTCCGGGCACGCTTGAAACCGCAAGGCAATGATTTATAGTGATAAGAATTTTCTAAACGCTCAAGCAAAAAATAGAGCGACTGCATCTGCCCTGCCCGATAGCTGACACCTGAATAGGTCCGGACCAAACAGAGGAGGTAACGATGGGAGCGAAAGTTGCGATCAACGGCTTTGGCAGGATCGGCCGACTGGTGCTGATGGCCATGGCCGAGCAGGGACTCATCGGCAGAGAGATCGATCTCGTCGCGGTGGTCGACGTCAGCACCGATGCGCAGTACTTCGCCTATCAACTCAAGTACGACTCGGTGCACGGCCGTTTCCAGGGGGAACTGGCCACGGCGAAGAGTGGTCCCTCCCTGGCGGAGGACGACCTGCTGATGGTGAACGGCCACCGCATCCGCTGCGTGGCGGCGGCCAAATCGCCCGATCTCCTCCCCTGGCGGCAACTGGGAGTCGACTTCGTGGTCGAAGCAACCGGGCTGTTTACCGACTCCGCCACGGCCGGTCTGCACCTTGCGGCCGGGGCGAAAAAAGTCATCATCAGCGCCCCCGGGAAAGGGGAGGTGAAGACCCTGGTGATGGGGGTGAACGAAGGGGAGTACGATCCGGGGAGCCACCACGTCGTCTCCAACGCCTCCTGCACGACCAACTGCCTGGCCCCGCTGGTGCACGTGCTGCTCAAGGAGGGGCTCGGCATCGAAACCGGGCTGATGACCACCATCCATTCCTATACGGCGACGCAGAAAACCGTCGACGGCCCCTCGAAGAAAGACTGGCGCGGCGGCCGGGCGGCGGCCATCAACATCATCCCCTCGACCACGGGGGCGGCCAAGGCGGTGGGGGAGGTGCTGCCGGCGGTGAAGGGGAAGCTGACGGGAATGTCCTTTCGCGTCCCCACCCCCGACGTCTCGGTGGTCGACCTGACCTTCCGCACGGTGCGGGAGACCTCCATCGAGGAGATCGACGCCCTGATGAAGAAGGCGGCAGAAACCTACCTCAAGGGCTACCTCGAATATGCACAGGAAGAACTGGTCTCCACCGACTTCATCCACTCGGCCAGCTCCTCCATCTACGACTCCCTCGCCACCGTGCAGAACAACCTCAAAGGCGAGAAGCGATTCTTCAAGATCGTCTCCTGGTACGACAACGAATGGGGCTACTCGCACCGGGTGGTCGATCTGCTGCGGTACATGATCGCCAGGCAAAACTGAAGCCCAAGGTGTTCTTGGTTGACAGCGCGGCGGAAACGGCGGGCTGTCGACCGAGAGCAACCCTTCCTTCTCCAATTTCGCTCGACCGGATGACCGCCTCCACGCTCTCCGCCATGACGGTTCCGCCGATCTCCATTTCGAGCAGGCCCGACCAGATCAGCTGAACGGCGACTCGATCGCGCCCGGCCGGTTCATCCAGTGCCCCCCAAGCTGCAAATCAGCAACCGACCTGCATGTCACGCTGGCAGCCTGGCCGGCTCAGTCTTCAACCTCGAACTGCCGGAACTGGGTGTTCAGCATCCGCACCAGCTCGTACTCGAAGGGGGAGCCGGTGCCGTGGTAGCGGAAGGGAATCCGCTTGCGCTTGTCGACGGCGTACATAATGTTGAATGGAACCTCGTACGGCTCATTATGGTCGAAGTTGAGGGGGTCGATGGCGTTGAAAGCGACCGCGTCGACGACCAGCCCGGCCGTGTCGCGGATGTTGCTCGGCCCGGCAACCGGCAGCACCACGTAAGCGCCGGTGCCCACCCCGTAGTGGCCGAGGGTCTGGCCGAAGTCCTCCTCCTGACGGAGCAATCCCCAGCTTGTGGCCGGGTCCCAGAGGCCGGCGATGCCGACCGTGGAGTTGACGACGAATCTGGCCGCGGTAATGCCGGTCTTCTTGAGCTTGAATTGCAGCAGGCTGTTGGTAAAGGTCCCGATTTCATAAATGTTGTCGTAGAAGTTCGAGACCCTCTGCTCGGCGTAGTCCGGCATGATGAAAGCGTACCCCTTGACCACCGGCAGAAAAAGGTACTTGTCGAAGTAGTAGTTGAAGCGGTAGGTGCCGCGGTTGAAGCCCTCCATCGGGTCGTTCATCAGCAGCATCGGCGGCTGCCCCGGGGGGATCTTGACCACCTCCTCATAGCGCCGCAGCGGCGCCTGGCTGTCAGGACCGGTCACCGGGACGGTGCTGCAGCCGGCAAGAAGCGAAAGTGCAGACAGGAGCAGAGCGGCCAGCAGCGTGCGTTTCGTCTTGGCCATGGTCACTGCTCCTTTCCGGTCAGAAAATCCGTCATGAACCGCACCACGTCCGGGTGATT
This window of the Desulfuromonadales bacterium genome carries:
- the gap gene encoding type I glyceraldehyde-3-phosphate dehydrogenase, with amino-acid sequence MGAKVAINGFGRIGRLVLMAMAEQGLIGREIDLVAVVDVSTDAQYFAYQLKYDSVHGRFQGELATAKSGPSLAEDDLLMVNGHRIRCVAAAKSPDLLPWRQLGVDFVVEATGLFTDSATAGLHLAAGAKKVIISAPGKGEVKTLVMGVNEGEYDPGSHHVVSNASCTTNCLAPLVHVLLKEGLGIETGLMTTIHSYTATQKTVDGPSKKDWRGGRAAAINIIPSTTGAAKAVGEVLPAVKGKLTGMSFRVPTPDVSVVDLTFRTVRETSIEEIDALMKKAAETYLKGYLEYAQEELVSTDFIHSASSSIYDSLATVQNNLKGEKRFFKIVSWYDNEWGYSHRVVDLLRYMIARQN
- a CDS encoding VacJ family lipoprotein → MAKTKRTLLAALLLSALSLLAGCSTVPVTGPDSQAPLRRYEEVVKIPPGQPPMLLMNDPMEGFNRGTYRFNYYFDKYLFLPVVKGYAFIMPDYAEQRVSNFYDNIYEIGTFTNSLLQFKLKKTGITAARFVVNSTVGIAGLWDPATSWGLLRQEEDFGQTLGHYGVGTGAYVVLPVAGPSNIRDTAGLVVDAVAFNAIDPLNFDHNEPYEVPFNIMYAVDKRKRIPFRYHGTGSPFEYELVRMLNTQFRQFEVED